DNA sequence from the Liolophura sinensis isolate JHLJ2023 chromosome 1, CUHK_Ljap_v2, whole genome shotgun sequence genome:
AATATGAGTACGAAACATTGTTGGTAAGCAGTTCAGACGCTAGCTAGAcctacatgaaaatccattttctGCACACTTCAGGGGAAATTTCCTACATTTTGGCAGAGGATGTTTTGCCTTAAAAATCTACAACTTTTTGTTATTACTAGTAAATTATTATTACCAATCTTCAGCAGGCTGATAAGcaagaaatgtcaaaatcccaGTCCAAATTGACAACCAAAAGGTAAGGGTATTAGTCAGCCATTATATCTGTTGATATAAATGTCATACTCTGCATGACATTTAAAGTGCAGTGTCTTTATAAGTCTCCCAGCCGTGATTTCAGCAAGGACAGACTGGTATACACAtttaaactgacggccaaaagaaactttacaaagagttcaaatcaatttattttaccaaagcaaaaaacgagatgactgaagtttaatatgctgaaaagaccaatgactttagatattgaaagtcttgagtaagaacggacaaagcagccttcaaatcattttacaagtgaacaaacagagcaatggccattccatcttggctaacaatgggcagagtatacaaaatttgattatttttaaaatcactcaatatcaaaaccaatcaatatcgcgtgtggccaccccttgctttaatgcatgcaaaaattctccgacgcatagaaaaagtcagtcgtctgatgagatgacgagAGATTCGTTgtcattcatcttggagagtgaacgccagttcttgtcggttggctgcaaggtgtggctgTTGTCTTACTCGAGGACCCATGATATcaaaaggtgttctatgggggacatatctggggaacgtgcaggccacggcaagacgttgacgtcgttggcgtccaggaaattctgcacaactcgagctgtatggggtctgggGTCGTCATGCTGGTACGGGaaacgtggctgctgttgaagaaATGGGAGGACAACAGGAcatagaatttcatccacgtaacgttgagctgttaggttcccgtaaaTGATGACCACTGGTGTCCGTTCCTCGCCACAAATCCCACCaaacaccatcacgctgccgccaccaagcggtaccacctcctggacgcatcatgcagccgttcgttcgcctcttcgacgataaactcgctgtctgccatcggctcggtACAgacagaagcggctttcatccgtgaatacaacacgttgccaatcacgtcgctgtcAATGGCCTACAATTCGAGCCAATCGCAACATCTGGCaacgatgttcggctgtcaacaactgccctccgaatggtcgataggccctaattctgtgagccatgagtctcctggacacggtctgccgactgacccggtgacctaaggcattgattgacgatgacgtcactgtcaggaagcgatTCCTCAGGTGTAATGTACGCAGGTAGCCGTCTtttctgggcgtagttaccctaggcctgcctgttcttggcctgtccgatgtctacTTTGTCTATCTGTAACGTTGTCTGAAGATTGACACAGTtgcacgagagcagccgaaggtctttgcaatgtgggcatgggtggcccccatggataccatacccagagCCCTTTCGTGTCGTTCAGGaatcaatcgaggcattactttggtggtttttagtcagtgtgcaagtccagcacactgtttgtcacgtttttatacacttattacacgTGCAGTTGCAGCCATCTATGGGTCACTTGATTTCTCAATTTTCTTCGTTGTCTctaaacaaattcgtgtgggcgtatatgacgcttctCGCACATGgaaatatgcttcgtacaatgttttcctataataatttgatattaatttgctgaaaaggctggttaaatttaactcacgttAAGtttcgtaaagtttcttttggcagGTCAGTTTATTTGTTCTTTAACGCCATTGTTgttctttcatttatatgatggttgTAAGCTTTACGGCTGGAGGAAATCTGgaaacccggggaaaaccactgaGCTTTGGCAAGTTAAAGACGAACTTAAACGAATGTTAGAAAGCGCAAACGCCCTCACCCATGCTTGCAGAGAACAAGACCATGGTGTTTTCTTTCAAAACCCTTAATATGATTTTGGTTCGCAAAGTGAATTTTAGGCCAGCAAAAAAGGATGTTAATTTTTTGATAATgcgaaatttatttatttatttatttatttgattggggttttacgccgtactcaagaatatttcacttatacgacgccggccagcattattgtgggtggaaaccgggcacagccctggggaagcccacgaccatccgcaggttgctgccagaccttcccagatatggccggagaggaggccagcatgagctgggcttgaactcacaccgacggCATTGGCGGATAATGcgaaactatatatatacattcagtatcagttttcatatatatatgtgtgtgtgtgtgtgtgtgtgtgtgtgtgtgtgtgtgaatacTGATCCTTCATAGgctacataaatgtacatgctcCAGGTTGTATGCTATTGTTGTCCATTATAGattgttattttattgttatttacttatttactgatttatatcattggtgttttacgtcgtactcaagagtatttcatttatacgaaggcggtcagcattatagtgggagaaaacggggcagagccaggaggagacccacgaccacgaccaggttgctggaggccatcccacgcacgaccggagaggagtgagtgagtgagtgagtgcttggggtttaacgtcgtactcaacaatttttcagtcatatgacgacgaaggaatcattagggtgcatgtacgtgtaatgtgcctccttgttgcaggacggatttccaccgctcttttatttagtgttgcttcactgagacgacataccgaaggcaagtaagccgccccgcccgagccattatactaatacgggtcaaccagtcgttgcactatccccttcatgctcaacttcctcttttaaagtcttaggtgtgactcgatcaaggattgcaCCGTTCTGGCGTGCTCACTCCCTAGGCCACGGGGGCCCCACGTAGTGTACTAAGGCAGCCATTTGTGGAAGTGGAAGCTTACACTGCGCAGACAAGATGTGTTAGCAGTTTCCATTAGTTTCCAAACTTCGCCTGTATATGTACTGACCGTCCAGGAATATACGTCTATTTCTGTCTGGAAAATCAGCTTATCATCCAGCAATTAGCATATTACTGATACGAACAAATGAACAACAAGCAATGTAAACAATTTATTCGCAAAAATGTGATAAGGGTGAAGGAAGCATTAAagagtaaatatcagaaatacaCGTATCAAAGTGCATCACGGGAAGTGAGATCATGATAATAAAATGTGAGAGAATAGGAATTTCGTGGTTGTCAAATCAGTACAAAAATAACCCACCTTTGATAGCAAAATATGCATACAGGTTGCAAGAGAGAATACTTACATCATATTGACAGTTTCATGTCCATTGTTATTGGAAGACAAAACGGTTCGCACCACGAAGGTACTAACCATACCTGATAATACATCGAAACTAAGGTAAACGCACAAACGATTGTTCTGTACAACAGAATGAATCAGTCACGAGGAAGAATGAATCAGTCACGAGGAAGAATGAATCAGTCACGAGGAAGAATGAATCAGTCACGAGGACATTAACCAGCACTTTACCATCTGGTTTAATCACTTTCCCTTAGAAAACACATGGAGTACATGAAAGGTGTTACAAATTAACACCTTATTGATTAAATTTCTTATTgattaaatcaaatgaaaattccTCAGTTGAATGTACGTTTCGAATAAAATGCAGTTtcaccatgcatgtacaaacaGATAGAATAAACTATGACCTAAAGAATCAGGATGTGAACAATGCTGAATGTAGACTGAAAGCGACATTTtaagtaaatgtttttcagcaacaaacaaatgcattttatgaagTTCTATACAGTGATACCAAGTAGTTTGAGTCGAATACGCTCGTGTAAAACGAAGCTGCCGTACGAAACTTTAGCATCCCCAGAACAAAATGAAGAGAAAGAGCGAGTAAATGCGATATGTATTTACAGCTGTCTTATATTACAGGTATCCACAGAACAAGAGTAGCAACCACGCTGTAAAATCTATCACATCTTCTATGTTAGATCCTttgttttcagtaaaatatgCTTTTCCGAAATAATATTAACAAGAAACTTAACTTCAAAAACTCGTTAAAACCCAATGCTAGGATAATATTGATATCATGATGTGTTTGTATTCCGACGGAAAAACGCCTGCACCGTTTCCACAACAACGTCAAAGTAAAATTTTAAGATACTGAGAACTGAAAAACCATTTTAACCACAAAATCAAGATTCGTTATGAGCGAAGCAGTATAAAGACCTTGTTCTCCATTCAGTTCTCCATTGGGTCCAACTTTTCATCAAAGTCACAGTTAAGACAGGTTCCTGTTAGCAGTGACTCATTGCTAAGAAGATATGCATACATTAGCCAGTGTGACGATGGTTCTAATCAACAGACCCAAGGGTGATTGTTGTTTTGAACAACACTCATGGgcctaagctacatgtagcttgtgtgaCTGTTGTTCTGAATCACATTCATAGGccttagctacatgtaactggtgtgACTGTTGTTCTCAACCACATTCAAAGGCCAAAACTACATGTTACTGGCGTGACTGTTGTTCTCAAACACATTCAAAGgcctaagctacatgtaagtggtgtGACATTTGATATGAACCGCATTCATAGGCCAAAGCTTGATAGCAAGACTGTTGTTCTGAACCACATGCATCCACCAACAGGATGAGAGAAGATTTGTTTGGTGCATATTTGATTTTGTAGTGCATAACGAGGGGTGTATACACAGTTAATGGTAAAACAGGTGGCggcacacaacaaacaccacgCCAGATACACTACGAGTCTTCTGTGATACAGATTCGACACAGTTATACACGAGTTCATGATCTTCACAAGTGTTACTGCCCATATGTCCGTAGGAAAATGGACAGATTCAATAGTCAAATACGAACTCTGGTATCATTTTAAAAGCACATTAATCAGAAGGGCACAATTCATTCACTATGCGATTTTAGTTATTTGACTGCGTTAGCTACAGCACGTCTATACTCATCAGGCAAATGATCAAGGCAGTTAAGCTTATCTAAAAGCTACGATTAGTTTTCGACACGACTCCCAGGGACACAACAGAAACGACCAATGCAATCACTATAAAGTGAAACGTACAGAGAAATAATGCCATAGATTTTTTTTGTCCTGCGAATACGTTTCTTAACAAAAATCTTTCATGAATTTCTCTCAAATACTCTTCAAGTACTATAGAACAATGCAATAAATTGTTCCACTAATCATCCCACAGATATGAAAACACCTGTAACAACCTGCAACGTTCATCATTGCATAACAGCAGTCTGAATAGACAgatatattttaatacttatGTTGGAAGCCAATGTGGTGAACTGGGCTCAGGATATATgtcataaacaaaataaattaagatAACCATGTGGCATTTATGGCAAGAGAATTCAAGTAAGAGAAAAATACAGAGTAAATTATTTCAGTTCATTTGGTGTTACATCGTATGTTTCATAGAAGCACCAGAATGTCCATTCCTGTCAGCATCACTCAAATCCCTGCCGTAGTGAAAGCAGAAATGTAGAATTTCTGTACAACACGACTTGAAAACCTAGCCGATTACCAGTGAAACACCATCAAGATGCATTTGCTCACCCTGCCTAAGTCTACACAACTATAAGTCTATAAAGCTTAATAAGGAAATTATTATACCATACACAGTTTAAGAAAGAACTGACAATGTATGAATTAAGGTCGGCAACTCATGGCAACGCCTATCGTCGACAGTTTGTCTCACAGGAATATTGAGGAAATGACGTATGGCGGATGTGTCAAATGACTCTCAGACTTGGAAGGCTACACCGATCGATTTTAGTCCTAACCCATGACCAGTTCTCTCATGCTGACACCTTACCTCCACCCAAACTATGATTCCCGTGGGTTGTCTAGCCGTATCCATCACAGCCAGGTTTCCTGCAATCGCTCCCCTACTGAAGCATTCCCCACCATTAGGACAAACCCCGCCATAACAATCAACCCACTTTGTCAAGGCAAAGTCAACAATCGCTTGGCGACTCCATGTCCCCGGGCGGGAAAATTACTTGCATATTAGCCCTGTTTGAGTTGACGCCACTCTGAAAACACTTTCCGTGATTGCATGTTGTGGATTTGCAGCATACTTTATCTTTCCATTTTATATCATAGATGCATCCTCTGAATATCATCACGTATAAGCCACTGGGCTCCATGTAATGGCGTCTTAATTAGGCCAAGTCTTTCGAATCCTATGCTCAAGCATAAGTCGTATATGTTACTTATATAATGGAATTGTAATGCCAGATGGTGTTTCATAATTCAGCAGAACCTGTGGTATTGTTATAACGACCTTGTGTACGAAGGTCCTGTTTTCTTGCCTCCTCGCTGACATCAATTGTCACCGTTTTACCAACTTGTCCACTTAacggctttaaactacagttaaTGTATTTGTTAAGGTCAGTTTTCTGGCTCTGTCTCAGCAGGTCAGCTCGCTTTCACGAGGTGAATTTACTGGCTCTAACTTCACGAGGTAAGTTGACTGGCTCTATATAAGCAGGTCAGTTCGCTGGCTGCACTTCACGATGTCAGCTCATTGGTTCTCAGAGTCAGTTCGCTGCCTCTATTTCACCCCAGTTTTTATTTCAAGATGTCAGTCTACTGGCTCTGTTTCAAGAGGACTGGATATCTAATTACACTCTGCCAAGTTGAACAGGCTCATCTTCATCAGCCAAAACATCGATACTATCCGCCATTTCGTGTTTCCGTTTGTGAGAACACACGAGATAACACACAAAGGCAATCAGGTAAATCACGAAAACAAGCCATGATAGAACAATAGAAAATCCATAACTCTGATTACTACCCAGAGGATGTCGAAGAGGAAGGCTCTGTTTTGCATATGCCACCGAATTTGAAAACACTTCGTTGATAACCAGCACGCAAGCAGCTGAAAGGCAAAGACACAAAAGAATACAGTAACAAGATTAGTTATAACATTTCCCAacaggtttaataaattaaGGATTTATTTCCaggaaaacacacaaaaaattttttcaccaaatttCAGTGATAGTACATACACCTAAAAAGAGGTTTTGACAACCTCTGATACCAAAATGTACAAGATATCTATCCAGATCATACCCACCTGCCATTACATGAAGTAAGCCAGTTAGCCTCTTGTGGATGTACCGAGGCCTTTTGAACGTATACAGTGCGAAAAAATGACCCAGGAACATTATTACCATAGCTATAATGCTAAATGCTGCCTCAGTCCGACGAAAATCTACAACAGCAAAAATATCGAATATTACTCCAAACATATCACCTATACCGTCTGAGAGGGGCATTGTGCAGTGTACCTAACGTAAAACTTATTTGCTTTTTCTTTCCTGATTTCTTGAACTTAAATGCTTTTTCTCCTAACTTCCTATTTTCCAAATCTGTCtaaaagcaaaatgttttccGATCAAATTTCCGCAAAGTTTGACCTAATCCAGACTTTAAGCCAGAAAACTTAGTGGCGACTAAGAATGGCGACTTTTAGATGTGAAAGCTGTTGCTGCACCCACCAAACCATAGCCTTAACAAGCTGATTGGAGGAGAAGTCCTAGAAAATATATTAGTTCCTATTGATGctgaaaatgcttttttttcgGTGTGTGGAAAACATCAGTTGTGAGGAAGCTTTAGCCTGCACAGGTCCGTGTTTATTTCCTTTTATTCCCAATGTAGTTACTTCATGATCAATGTCTCAAACGGTCGCTCAGGGTCAGTGTTATCTAGCACAATTTCAATTCTCAATGCCGTGGAATTGTATGTTTAGACCACCACATGTCGTACGAAAATTCCTGCATTCCTGAGCACTATCTAAAGCACAGCTGTATTTTGGCACATGCAAATCAACAAATCTTAACAGGTGTCACCACTCACTTCCTTGCCTTGTGCTGTGATCTATACTCTAGAACAGTCTATCAGAACTATCACAGTGAATTCATATCCGTTTGGGCTGATACAGAAATACATAGCTTGAAATGGCAAAACAGTTTAGCGATTGAAAATGATAATCGGTTCCGTCCATGATAAATAGAGAAAGACGCGTTCCAGACTAGCTCACTCATCAGTCTGAGAACCATGGCTGGCAAGTCGGGAAGAAATAGCACAGTTTATATGTGCTATATGATATGGGAAGTTTTGAATGACCGAATGGGTGCCTTATTGTTGCAGAAACATCGGACTtatcataaaatacaacaaGACGTTGGTTCAGCCGTAATGGCAAAAGGCCAAAGTTCAGGCTGCATGAGTTGTTAAGGTTTTGAGCACGCGGCTAGTTGCGTATAATATAGCTTGCTTTGTGCTAGCGGCACTACATCACACTTGCATGGTTCTCCGATGGAGTGCTGGTCACATTTCAGCGATGAGGCGCTATGACGTCacataagaaaaaaatccacctactgtgaaaacaaatcatGAAAAAAGTCAGgagctttaaaaaaaacccagggAGAACGAGGAGAATCTACAAACAAAACTTGGTCTCAGTGCTTCCTGGCTTCGGACTACAGGGTtacatcataaaatatacatactgGCAATTTCAAGGCACTAATGCCTCATTCTAAAGCAATGGAATGAAGAAACGATTAGCACTTCTTACTCTCAGGGgaaaatgtatttcattacGATCTAACAGTGTTCACAATacagatatttcttccactaaATTAGTCAGTATttagtttaatttcattttaacagaacatGCAGAAATCGAACGTGAAATGTGTAGATTGAAAGAATACTTTCAAAGATGGCCTTGGAGATGAATATAAGACTATAACATGGAGGGTAAAGCCAGATTATCAAAGATAATGTCATAGTTGACAAACTGATACAGAGAAgcggtgaaatccggcttctgaccaatttatctcagtcaggcTGTTTTTGTAACTCttgatgtaaatgcttacatatcATTGGTGATATTAATAGCTGTTTATTAAACGTCACACcatggtctagaattactcaaaatgatgtcttgtcatcacatttaaatcaCAGTAACACGAAGACATACCTAAAAACCTGGAATCTACATCCGGGCGATTTTTCAGCTGTTCCTCTGTCGGAAACATCGAGAGAGACTCACACGATTCCtctgtaaataaacaagtacataACATTGTTTAACACTGCACAGACGCCCGCACAATGAACCACTCAACCAGTGTTAGCATAGCTAGTGTCTAACATGACATACGCTATTCGTGTGGGTACATATGCCTACATTTCGGCTGGCTTTACAAACATCATTCTGCAACACCTTGTTCATAGTTTTATTATCCCCAACTGATCAGAATATTTCTCAGTGAGGGTAGAGATGTCTCTGTGATTAACTTCTTAGCTTCTTAACATAACTGGTTTGTGAATCCCGCGTATATCAGGGATCTTTGAAGTTCCAAAAACTGATCTGAAACCACAATAGTAAATAACTACAGAAGTTTATTCTTTCGTACTTGTGATCAACTCATATGTGTCATTTCGGTCATCGAAAACCTACAAATTCATTATACACACTTATCGACTCGAACATATCTTTGTCTGTATAACATGTGTGTATAGCACATACTCCTT
Encoded proteins:
- the LOC135481918 gene encoding uncharacterized protein LOC135481918 encodes the protein MGAVASYEKKLLIGVTIATLVGYLMQIIAIGTNYWLIVVFPDVAFTNSTVVVRTHSGIWVTCVVEWSRATEEEEESCESLSMFPTEEQLKNRPDVDSRFLDFRRTEAAFSIIAMVIMFLGHFFALYTFKRPRYIHKRLTGLLHVMAAACVLVINEVFSNSVAYAKQSLPLRHPLGSNQSYGFSIVLSWLVFVIYLIAFVCYLVCSHKRKHEMADSIDVLADEDEPVQLGRV